In Alkalibacter saccharofermentans DSM 14828, the sequence TATGCCTTGGTTTGGACTGGACGTTTTATACTTTAGAGAATTTTTCTATTTTCCGGCGATATTGCTTTTGATGAAAAAGTATTTGGTTGAAAACGCATAGAATGGAATGAGATAAGCGATGGACAGGGTAAAAATAAAGCAGGGATTAAAAAAAATAAAACGAGAATATCTGTTGAAGGAGATAAACACCGGTGGCTTTCATACTGAAAGGAAGCTGCTCGTTTTCGAATCGGATGACTGGGGCAGCATTAGAATGCCGTCTGGAGAGATATATGAAAAGCTGGTTTCCATTGAGGATCCGGTGGATAAAGATCCTTTTACAAAATTTGATTCTCTTGAAAGTGAAGAAGACGTTAAAGCGCTGTTAAAGGCATTGGAAAATTTCAGGGATAAAAACGGTAGAAATCCTGTGGTTACTGCAAATTTCGCTGTTGCAAATCCGGACTTTAGGAAGATAGAAGAAGGAAAATTTGAAAGTTACTACTACGAGCCCTTTACAAAAACTTATGAGAGATACCCATCCCATAGAGGTTCTTTTATCGAATTGAATAAAGCAGTTCGCAAAGGAGTGATTTTTCCTCAATTTCACTGTAGGGAACACTTAAACGTACCAAGGTGGATGAGAGACTTGAAATCCGGTAAAGATGAAGTTAGAAGAGCCTTTGACTATAATATGATAAGCACTGCCAGCTCCTTTGATAAGGACAACAAGTTTGCCTACATGGATTCCTTTAATTTATCAAATAATGAGGACGCGTCATATATGCCAAGTGTTCTAAAGGAGGGCCTGGAACTTTTTGAAGACATATTCGGGTTTAAATCAAAATCTTTTATAGCCTCTTGCTACGTATGGGATGATGATCTGGAAGAGGAGCTGTTTAAGCTTGGTATAGAGTTTATTCAGGGCGGAAGGGTTCAGCTGGTTCCAAGGCCAGAAAAACAGGGTTCTTTTTACGATGAAAGAAGGCATTGCATTGGGCAAAAAAATAAAAGAGGCCAGATATACCTTGTGAGAAATTGCGACTTTGAGCCGGCGTGGAATCCGGATTACGATTGGGTTGAGAGGTGTATTGAGGAAATCGAGCATGCATTCAAGTATAAAAAGCCTGCGACTGTTAGCACTCACAGGCTCAACTACATGGGGTTTATACATGAAAACAACAGAGAAAAAAACCTGGGGCTCCTGAGCAATCTGTTTGAAAAGGTTTTGGAGAAATGGCCGGATATAGAATTCTTGACAACTGTGGAGCTTGGAGATTTGATTAAAACCAACGGAAACAACTAGGAGGCGGAGTGGATGACAATGAAAAAACTCGATATAGATAGACTGCACCAGATACTCTTAGAAGCTTTAAAGGAAGTTCACCGAATATGCTTAAAATACGATATTAAGTATTATATGGTTGGGGGTTCGCTGATAGGCGCTGTCAGGCATAAGGGATTTGTCCCTTGGGATGCAGACATCGATTTGGCCATGATGAGATCAGACTATGATAAATTCTTGTCTGTGTGCGAATACGAACTGAGCGGCAAGTATTTTTTGCAAAATTACCATACTGATGTTGATTTCAGCCCTCCCATCAGCAGGCTGTGCGTTCAGGGCACTTATGTCTGCGAGCATTTTTTCAGGCACCTTAAATTTAACAAAGGAGCCTACTTAGATGTTTTTTCCCTTGACAACATACCAAATGAATTGGTGTTGAGAGACAAGCAAAAGAAACGGTTGGAGATGATAGACAAGCTGATGATTTATAAGCTTTGTATCGTATATGACAAGGGAATCTTAAACAGCAAGCTTATCGCAAAAAAAATAATACAATTATTTATGATTCCTCTTTCCCTTTCCTTCTTTCAAAGAAACAGGGAAAAGGAGATGACAAAATATAACATTGATGAGGAGACAGAATATGTTTGCCAAACAGCAATCAAATACGGATACGACAGGGGTACTCATCTTCGCAGCACCTTTGGAGACCCTGTACTGATGGAATTTGAAGGAGAAAAATATTATGTGCCTCATGACTGGGACAGTTATCTAAAAACAACTTACGGAGACTACATGAAGCTGCCTCCCATTGAGGAGAGAAAACCGGTTTATGACGTCTATGAACTTTAAAAGGGGTTGGAGGCATTGAGGACAAAAAGGTTCATATACAATTCAGTTACCTTTGCGACCCTCCAGGTTTTTACGATTGCCGGGGGACTGATACTAACGAGGATGTTTCTTACCACTTACGGCTCCGAATTAAACGGCTTGGTAACATCCATCATACAGTTTGTAGCATATTTTAGCTATGTTGAAGCAGGCCTGGGAACGGCTTTGATTTATGCTCTCTACAAGCCATTGGCAAAAGGCAGCTTGAGAGAGGTAGACGGCATAGTCACATTAGCCAGAAGATCCTACCTGAAGGCCAGCGGGGTGTACTTTGCCTTGGTCGTAGGGCTCTCGTTTATATATCCTTTTATAGTAAGCAGCGAGAGCACGGATTTGTTAACGATATCCCTGCTTGTAATTGTCATTGGAGCCTTCGGTGCCTTAGAGTTTTTTACCATGGCAAAGTACCGTGTTCTTTTAGTAGCTGATCAAAAGGAATATGTAATATCCATAGTGCTATCCATTGCTTACATCGTAAACTTTGCTTTGACGGCGTACATGATATCCATAGAAGCTTACGTGGTTTGGGTAAGAACGGTTCCCTTGGTATCATTTATCCTAAGGGCTGTGATGCTTCTTGCATATGTAAAGAGGAACTACCCTTATATAACATATAAAGAGCCGGCAGACAGCAAGTACTTGAAGCGCAGATGGGACGCACTTATAATGCAGCTAAGCGTCAGCATAAATACTTCCGTGCCGGTAGTGCTAATTTCGATATTCGCATCTCTGAAAATTGCAAGCGTCTTTGCAATATACAATCTGGTGTTTTCAGGACTGATAGCAATAACATCCATATTTACAGCGGGAGTTTCCGCTTCATTTGGAAATATTGTGGCAAACAAGGAAATGGACAAGCTAAAGAGGGTGCAGACCCAGTTCGAATTTTTTATTTTTGCCGTCACTGCTTTTTTATATGCCTGCGCTTTAATTCTTATCGACTCTTTTGTAGAGCTGTATACCCAGGGAGTCACAGACATCGATTATGCCAGCAATGTCTACGGATATCTGTTTGTTACCTGGGGAGTATTGTTTAACGTTAGGATTCCATACACGGCGCTTATAAACTCATCGGGTCTTTACAGGGAAACGAGAAGGGTAAACATTTGGCAGATAGTATTGATAATTACAACAGGAGCTGTTTTAGTTCAGTTTTGGGAAATGACAGGAGTTCTTTTGGCCATGATAATATCCGCATCTTACTGGGTTTATGGTCTTATAGATGTAGTGAAAAAAGCAGTACTGGATACAGCCCCTAAAACTACGTATATTAGAGTCGTAAGAATGTTTGTAGTGATAGCTGTTTCTATCCTGCCATTTAGGCTTGGCATGACTATAGACCCGTCAACATACGGAGGGTGGGTGCGTGATGCTTTTGCAGTGGCCGCTTGGTGTGGTATTGTTACCCTGGTGATAAGCTTTATCTTTGATAGAAAGGTGATGCTCGAAATCTTTGTTAGAATCAAGGAACTGGTAAGGCGATAAAGTTTTTCCGCGGTAGACAAGTTGTGTTTTGAATAACTCTTTGAGAGGTATAAGTAAATTAAAGATGGTGTGTCCACAGGAAGGGTGATCGGCTTTGAGTATAAGAAGATTGATAGGAGTTCTAAAAAGCAAGTGGTGGGTCATGGCCTTTGCCTTCTTAGTAGGAGGGGTTCTGGCCGGTTTGATGATTTCGTATACTCCTCCAACATATAAAGCCGAAGTAACCCTTTATTCAATGGATCTGGAAAGAATAAGAGAAGAAGGACAAACATTGGAGTTTTACGACATTCAGCTTAGTCGGGAGGTATTAAACCAGTTTAGGGAGGTAATCCACAGCAGGAGGGTTATCTCAGCTGTAATAGAGGAGCTTGGGCAGTATAATCTGACGGAAAAAGAAATACTCGAAAAAACCGCAATATCAAGCAGCATAGATTCAAATATATTTTATATCAACGCGAAGGACAAAGATCCGGAAAAGGCTGCGATTGTAGCAAATTCCATGGCTAGGACTTTTTCGACGGTTATTAGAAGCATTATCAATACAGAAAACGTCGGCATACTTGATGAGGCAATAGTACCTATCGAACCGGAAAGAAATTATGGGGTGGCATTTATGATCCTAGGCATGATAGCAGGTTCGGTATTGTCATTTAGCGCATTATACGTAATGGAATATTTTAATCCAAAAGTATATTTCGAAGAAGATCTAGTGGAAGGTTTGGGTTTTAGAGTGATGGGAACTATACCAAGACACAATACTGATGAAGGGGATTTTGGCTATGGGGGGAAATAAAGCACTCAGCTCACATAAAATAAACAGAGCAGTAACTAGTGCATACGAGGTGCTAGCGGTAAATTTAAAGCTTGCCAAGGAAGAAGATAGCAGAAAGACCACGAGCTACGTCATGACAAGCTGCAGCCGGGCAGAGGGGAAAACGAGCATAGCATACGGGTTGGCTAAGACTATGGCATCTTCAGGCTTTAAGACTCTGCTTGTGGATGGAGACATGAGAAAGCCTTTAGCTGCGAAAAAAATAAAGAACAAGGGAAATATGGGACTTAGTGATATTCTGTTGGGTAAATGCTCTATGGAAGATGCCTTGCTTGAGACAGATACGGATAATCTGCATTATATTTCATCGGGGTGTGACAATAAAAATCCCATAGCACTTCTTATGGGCAACAGGTTTTCACGGTTTGTCGATGAGACTGAGAGGGTCTATAGTATAGTTATATTTGATTCTCCTGCAATAGAAGACTACTTTGATGCGGCAATAATCGCCTCAAACGTGGATTCGACCATCCTGGTTGTAAAAAAAGCCAAGACGTCACTTAAAAGCCTTGAGGATGTAAAGGACAAACTTGAAAAGATAGGTGCCCACATCGCAGGTGTTGTAATAAACAGCGGCGGAAAGAGCAAAAAAAACCTAAATTTAAGGGACTATGAGAAAGGTTTCGTCTCCGGCAATATGGTATCCGATGAAGGTAAATGTGGACGATGAACCAAAAAACATAAATTGTAAATAATGGGTACACAAACTTAGTTCGAAAGCAATAAATTCAGATAAAACTTAATGTTGACATGGGAAAACAGCTGTGATAACATCATGAAAAATAAAGGTTTTAGAGATATTGGACCTTTTAGTAAGCGACAGTTTGTCTGAACGAAGCATTCCCAGTTAATTTAAAACAAATTAAACTTCAAATGATAATGGCAGACCTTCCGAAAGAAAGGGGCGCAAAGCTATAGGGCCTGTAAAATGGCAGCCAGCTACCAAAAGGGGTTTTTTTGTTTGGAATCCATCAGGCACTCTGTTGAAAAAAGAAAGTAGAGGGAAACAAAGCAATGAAAAAGAACAACAAAAGCTTTATTTTTGTCGGAATCAGTATGATTATACTCTTTGTCATGGTCGGAGCAGCATTTGCGAATCCGGGACAATGGTTAGACACAGACGACAGCGCAGACACTAGTATAAGTCAAAGCGATAACACTATAGCAAACGAAGACAAGCCGGCATCTGAAAAAATCAATGATGCAGAAGAAGAGACGGAAAAACAAGAAGAAGAAAAAGAAGCAGAAAAAAAGGTTGAAGCAAGTGACAAAAAAGATGCAGAAAAATCAGTTGCAAGCACTGAATCTTCAGCTTCCAAATCAACAAGCACTTCATCCACAAGCACGTCAACGGCAAACACATCAACAGCTTCAAAAAGCAGCAGCACAAGTACTCAAAGCACCGCGACTAAAACTGAAACAGCAGCTCCAAAGACTGAATCGACAACAAGTAGTGTCGAAGCAACAAGAGGAGATACCAGCGTCAAACTGGTAGCAGGAGCATATTTTGTAGCGACTAGCGGGAACGATTCAAATCCTGGTACACAGCAACAGCCATTTAGGACCATACAGAAGGCTGCAAATACAGTTAAAGCTGGGGATACAGTCTATATCAGAGGCGGCACCTACAACGAAAAGGTGGACATGCAAACCTCAGGGACAAGCGGCAACTATATTACATTTAGAAACTATCCAGGTGAAAAGCCGGTCGTAGACGGAAAAGGAATCGACTGGGGATACAACTGGAACAGCCTCGTGAACATTAATTCCAAGAGCTACATAAGGCTTGAAGGCCTAAGGGTGATCAATTCCAGATGGGCGGGAATAGGCTCCACCAGGGTAGAGTCTAACTCCAACTATATTCAGGTAATAAACTGCTCTACATCCAATACGAGGGCGTCGGGAATAGCATTTTATACTGCAACAAATATTACAGTTGACGGAAATTCAGTAGAAAAGGCTTGCACGGCATCTGGTTCTCAAGAAGCGATTTCATTTTCAAATGTGAATGGCTTCGTAATCAGAAACAACAGGGTATTTAACATAACCAACAGCGTCCAGGGAGCTGGCGGTGAGGGGATTGACGCAAAGGAAGGGTCTTCAAACGGAAAGATATACAACAATACAGTCCACGACATCGCAAAGATCGGAATATACATAGATTCTTACAGCAAGACCTCAAGCAATATCGAAGTGTACGGAAACAACATATACAACTGTGGACAGGGAATAACCGTAGCGTCTGAAAAGGGCGGAACACTGAGAAACGTAAACATATACAACAATACCATTAGAAACTGCAGAGTTGGATACACTGTTGCAGGCTGGGATTATAATTACAGAAGTCCTATGGACAATATAAAATTTTATAATAACACCATATCTGGTGGGAACATTCGTTTGAACAATCCAGATGCAAAAAGAATCTTTATTACAGGAAACAGATTAACTGGTGGAACCATAGTAATGGACGGAGGAATTGAATCAGAGACCACTATTGAAGGGAACACAATTAATTAATCATTTTTTAAAGCATCATGGGCATTAATTACAAGATTGTCAATAAAAAATGGTAAAGTGTAGTATAATAAGAATATAAATTGTTAAGCAAAGCCCCAAATTGTAGGTTAAGAACATCCGACAATTTTGGGGCTTGTTGCGTATATTTTTATGGAAAGAGGCGCTGATAAAATGAAACGTATAAAAATGCTTGCTGCTATGGTTTTGTTGGTTATACCTGTTTTATTCCTTGGCTGTAATTTGGACGTTGAGGAGGAACAAAACGTTTATTATGTTTCCACTCAAGGGAATGATGAAAGCCCTGGTACTTTTGACGAGCCGTGGAGAACCATCCAAAAAGCATCAGAAAACATGGTGGCAGGAGATACGGTCTACTTAAGGGAAGGGGTTTATAATGAAGCGGTAACAGTGAGCACGTCAGGAGAAGTGGACAATTATATAACTATTTCAAATTATCAGGACGAAACAGTTGTAGTTGACGGTGAAGGAATAGACTGGGGATATAACTGGAGCAGCCTCTTTGACATAAATACTCAAAGCTATTTAAGAATTGAAGGCATAAGGGTAATTAACTCCAGATGGGCGGGGTTTGGATCTACTACAGATGACAAGGGATCAAGTTATGTTGAAATACTAAACTGCTCCACCTACAATACTCAAGCCTCAGGAATAATATTTATGAATGCAGAAAATATAATCATAGAAGGCAATTCAATAGAAAGAGCAAGCATCAACACATCAGGCTCACAAGAGGGAATATCCTTGGATAATGTGGATTACTTCGAAATAAAAAACAATAAAGTATTTAATTTTACCAACGATGTCCCAGGTAGAGGAGGAGAGGCGATAGATGCCAAGAACGGTTCCTCTTATGGAAAGATTTATGGCAACGAGGTCTACAATATACCTAAGATAGGAATATACATAGATTCATATGAAGGGGAGCAGAAAGATATAGAGGTGTATGACAACATAATATACAGCTGCGGACAGGGTATCACCCTGGCAAATGAAAAGGGAGGATATCTAAGGGACGTAGTTGTTAGAAATAACGATATATCCTACTGCAGCTGGGGCTTGGCCATAGGAGGATGGAACGATGGATACAGCCACGAAATGGAAAACATATCTTTTGTGGACAATAAACTCACGGGAATCTCAAGATCTGGGATATACCTAAATAATCCGGACGCAATAAATGTAGTTATAAAAGGCAATCAAATTCAAGGAACGTCTTCATACGTTCCCATTCGACTTAATGGTGGTAATTTAAGTGAGACCGTTATTGATGGTAACTATTTTGATAGAATAAGTGGTGATCACCCTGTTGGAACAAATTATAATATGCTTGAATAAGCTGAACTCGTTAAAATCACGCTAAAAAAGGGTATATATTAAATACGAAAGTCACCTGAAGAAAGCGGATGATTTTAATGAAAAAAAGGAAGCTGCTCATAATCATTGTAATAGTGTTGATATTTGCATTGGGAGCTTCAATCAAGTACATTTACGATTCAACGGATTATCAAAACGTTTTGGTACCGGAAACAGGAGATGAAAATACTGCTCAAGCTCCTAACGATAAGCCAGATGACGAAAAAGCAGAAAATGAAAAAGCACCGAAACAGGAACAGAGCCTGGAAGATGAAGGCAGTTACATTGATGATTTGAATACATCTTCAAATACGATAACACTGATGATGCTGGGCATAGACGAATCAGAGGACAGAAATATAGGCATATACCGCTCAGATGTAATAGTAATAGCAAGGATGGATCTTGATAACAACTGGATAAAAGTGCTCAGCATACCGAGAGATACATACGCGTATCTTCCGATTAGAGATAGGATGGACAAGTTGGGACACGCATATGCTTTTGGCAGCTTAAACGGCTACGGTCCCCAGGCAAGTGCAGAGGCTCTTGAAAATTTCTTGGAGGATATAAAAATAGACTATTACTTTGCCATCAAGATGGATCCAGTTCCGGGAATAGTTGACGACATTGGCGGAGTGAAGGTAGATGTTGATGTAAATATGAGAGATGCCCGCAGAGGGATAGAGATCAACAAAGGAGAACAGGTATTAAACGGAGATGAAGCCATGCTCTACATTCAGTGGAGAAAGACTCCAAGAGGTGATATAGACAGGATATTACGGGTTCAAAACTTCACATCCTCGATGTATAAACAGCTGAGGCAAAACAATCAGATGATAGAGGCAGCCAGGATTATCCTAAACTACAGATCAGGCATAGAGACAAACCTCTCGTCAAGGCACATGATTGCTCTTGCTACTTACTTCAATCAGCTTCCGGAAGGCGCTGTGACTTACTATACGGTTTCTGGGAGATCTCAGATGATAAATGGAACAAGCTACTGGATAGCAAATGAAAATGACGATGAGATAGACGAGTTTTTGGACCAAAAAAAAGGCGCCGGCAGCTAAAAACCGGCGCCCTTGACTTAAACTGTATCAAGGCTTCTTCTAACCATTGGAACCCTAAGAGCCAGAACGCTTCCCAAGAAGCAAGAGAGAATATCTCCAGGCAAAGGCAGTAAGAATGCGTGCAAAAATAGCACTGATGGATTGACGTTTAGGCCTAAAACAAAACTTGCAAGTAAGTAGTAGTAAACAAATCCTAAAACGTATACTATTAGTAAGCCTGTGATGCTTGCTTTTATATATCCTAATAGGTTTCTGTTTTCTTCTTTCCGGGTCATCTTACCTGCCACATATGCTGCCAGGATAAAGGCAAGCAGATAACCGAAGGTAGGCTGGAATATATAACCGATGCCTCCGCCGTTTGCAAATACGGGAAGACCAATAAGACCCAGAATCACATAAATGGTTACGGATAAAGCCCCGTATATTGGTCCAAGCATCATCCCTGCCAGGTTGGTAAACATGAACTGCAGGGTAAAAGGTATCATGGGTACAGGAACTCTAGTTAGGGCTCCAACTATTATAAGTGCTGAAAAGATGGCGCAGTATATCATGGTTCTTGCGTTTAGTCTGTTTGTCTCCAATTAGGTTCACTCCTTTTTGATTTAAGATAATTATAGACTATCAAAACATTGGTGTCAACCTAAAAACTAGAAGAGGTTAACGAGTGTCCTTTGAAGTATAAATCGATTGACATGAGCCTAAAGGTTTTTTATAATAGAGCTTAATTGAATACTTGGCGTTGAAAAGGAATATTAGATGAAAAACTAAATTTACAGAGAGCGGATGTTGCTGGAAAATCCGTATTTTAGATTGTCGAACCCGCCTTGGAGCCGCATGGAAACATGCCGCAGCTTTGCGTTATAAAGATGAGCAGAACACATTTAAGTGTTAATTAAGGTGGTACCGCGGATAATCTTCCGTCCTTTGTTGGATGGGAGTTTTTTTATTTTATTGAAGGAGGATTTATAAAATGGGCAAGAAACAAAAAGTTGAAGCCATTACGCCTATGGATCAGGATTTTGCGCAGTGGTATACAGATGTAATTTCAAAAACAGAGCTGGTAGATTATTCACCAGTAAAAGGGTTCATGGTAATAAGGCCTTATGGATATGCTATATGGGAAAATATTCAAAAGGAATATGATAAGAGGTTTAAGGAGACAGGGCATAAAAACATGTATTTTCCTCTTCTTATTCCAGAGAGTCTTTTAAAGAAGGAAGCAGAGCACGTAGAAGGATTTGCCCCTGAAGTTGCCTGGGTTACCCACGGTGGGGACAAAGAGCTTGGAGAAAGACTTTGCATAAGACCAACATCAGAGACGATTATATGCAGCATGTACTCCAAGTGGTTGAATACTTACAGACAGCTGCCGTACTTATTCAATCAATGGTGCAGCGTGGTAAGGTGGGAAAAGACTACCAGACCTTTCCTAAGAACATCTGAGTTTTTATGGCAGGAAGGGCACACTCTTCACGAGACATACGATGAAGCACAGGAAGAAACTATGCAGATGCTTGAGATATACAGAGACGTTGCTGAAAAACACCTTGCTATTCCTATGGTAGTAGGCAAAAAAAGCGAAAAGGAAAAATTTGCGGGAGCTTATGCGACATACACCATGGAAGCCTTGATGCACGATGGACAGGCACTTCAGTCAGGAACCAGCCACAATCTTGGCCAGCATTTTACCAAGGCATTCGACATAACTTATCTTGATAGGGACAATAACCAAGCTTATCCATATCATACTTCATGGGGTATTTCTACAAGGCTTATCGGTGCGCTTATCATGGTTCACGGAGACGACAACGGTCTTGTGATGCCGCCTAAAATCGCGCCTACACAGATAGTGGTCATTCCGATTGCTCAGCATAAGGAAGGCGTGCTTGACAAAGCATGGGAAGTATTTGATGGACTTAAAGAGAGCTTCAGGGCTGAGATAGACGACATGGATGGTTATTCACCTGGCTGGAAGTTCAATCAATGGGAGATGAAAGGTGTACCCATCAGGCTTGAGATTGGACCAAAGGACATCGAAAATGGACAATGCGTCCTTGCAAGGAGAGATACTGGAGAAAAGATCCAAGTTGCGCTTGAAGATGTAAGTTCAGAAGTAGAAAGACTGCTGGATGAGATCCAAGACAACCTGTTCCAAAAGGCACTTAATATGAGAGAAGAAAAGACCACAACGGCAGTAGATATGGAGGAGTTCAAGAAAAACATCGCCGAAACTCCGGGATTTGTTAAGGCCATGTGGTGTGGGAGCCGCGAGTGCGAGGATAATATCAAAGAAGCTACAGGAGCGACACTTAGATGCGTGCCTTTTGATCAAGAGACCATTGGAGAAGGAAAATGTGTATGCTGTGGCGAAAAGGCTGACCAAATGGCGTACTTTGCAAGGGCTTACTAAGATGGAGACGCTTAAAAATAGAATCCTTGAGGATGGAGTCGTCTTGGGCAATGACATCCTCAAGGTAGATTCCTTTTTGAATCACCAGATAGACGTGGAGCTTTTCAACGAGATAGGAAAGGCTTTTAAAGAACACTTTAAAGACAAGAAGATTGATAAGATTCTTACAATAGAAGCATCGGGAATAGGACTTGCATGCCTAGTGGCTCAGCACTTTAATTGCGTGCCGGTAGTCTTTGCCAAAAAAACAGAATCTTTAAACTTAGATAAAGATATCTATTATAGTGAAGTATATTCATTTACCAAGAAAAAAAGCTACAAGGTGATGGTATCGAAAAAATACTTAAAAGCAGGAGAAAATGTCCTGGTAATAGACGATTTTCTAGCCAATGGAAAAGCGATGCTCGGCCTTGAAGATATCTTGAACCAGGCAGGAGCGAAACTTGCAGGTGTGGGGATAGTCATCGAAAAGGGCTTCCAAGGTGGAGGAGACGATATTAGAGGCAGAGGAATAGACCTAAAGTCCCTTGCTATTGTAGATTCCATGGAAGATGGCAGGATAAAGTTTAGAGAATAAAAAACTAAAGTTTTTCTTCTAATCAAAACAATTTATGGTATAATACATAATGATGTGCCCGTAGCTCAGCTGGATAGAGTGTCTGACTACGAATCAGAAGGTCGGGGGTTCGAATCCCTTCGGGCACGCCATTAGCAAGGGTTTCAGGACTTTCGGGTCCTGTTTTTTTATGCAATTAGCCACTTTTTAGCCACGGAAGAATATGGAATTAACTATTTAGCCACTATTTGACGAATAAAGGGCCTATAGTCGGCGGGCTCAATTTTGCGCTCGGCTGTTCTTAATGTGGTACTTTTGCCACGTTGTTTTCAGGCTATGTCATTTAGCTATGAAGGTCTTTCTGGTTTCAATGGGAATGTTTGTACAATGATAGCTGAATGTCGAAAATTCGACATTGAACGGATTCAATACCTCTGGTTAATCTGTTTTGCGCTATCTTTTGCCTCTTGATATATCGTGAGAGCCTCATATTTGCCTATATTCAAGCTTT encodes:
- a CDS encoding LicD family protein, which gives rise to MTMKKLDIDRLHQILLEALKEVHRICLKYDIKYYMVGGSLIGAVRHKGFVPWDADIDLAMMRSDYDKFLSVCEYELSGKYFLQNYHTDVDFSPPISRLCVQGTYVCEHFFRHLKFNKGAYLDVFSLDNIPNELVLRDKQKKRLEMIDKLMIYKLCIVYDKGILNSKLIAKKIIQLFMIPLSLSFFQRNREKEMTKYNIDEETEYVCQTAIKYGYDRGTHLRSTFGDPVLMEFEGEKYYVPHDWDSYLKTTYGDYMKLPPIEERKPVYDVYEL
- a CDS encoding lipopolysaccharide biosynthesis protein; protein product: MRTKRFIYNSVTFATLQVFTIAGGLILTRMFLTTYGSELNGLVTSIIQFVAYFSYVEAGLGTALIYALYKPLAKGSLREVDGIVTLARRSYLKASGVYFALVVGLSFIYPFIVSSESTDLLTISLLVIVIGAFGALEFFTMAKYRVLLVADQKEYVISIVLSIAYIVNFALTAYMISIEAYVVWVRTVPLVSFILRAVMLLAYVKRNYPYITYKEPADSKYLKRRWDALIMQLSVSINTSVPVVLISIFASLKIASVFAIYNLVFSGLIAITSIFTAGVSASFGNIVANKEMDKLKRVQTQFEFFIFAVTAFLYACALILIDSFVELYTQGVTDIDYASNVYGYLFVTWGVLFNVRIPYTALINSSGLYRETRRVNIWQIVLIITTGAVLVQFWEMTGVLLAMIISASYWVYGLIDVVKKAVLDTAPKTTYIRVVRMFVVIAVSILPFRLGMTIDPSTYGGWVRDAFAVAAWCGIVTLVISFIFDRKVMLEIFVRIKELVRR
- a CDS encoding YveK family protein, with protein sequence MSIRRLIGVLKSKWWVMAFAFLVGGVLAGLMISYTPPTYKAEVTLYSMDLERIREEGQTLEFYDIQLSREVLNQFREVIHSRRVISAVIEELGQYNLTEKEILEKTAISSSIDSNIFYINAKDKDPEKAAIVANSMARTFSTVIRSIINTENVGILDEAIVPIEPERNYGVAFMILGMIAGSVLSFSALYVMEYFNPKVYFEEDLVEGLGFRVMGTIPRHNTDEGDFGYGGK
- a CDS encoding CpsD/CapB family tyrosine-protein kinase — protein: MGGNKALSSHKINRAVTSAYEVLAVNLKLAKEEDSRKTTSYVMTSCSRAEGKTSIAYGLAKTMASSGFKTLLVDGDMRKPLAAKKIKNKGNMGLSDILLGKCSMEDALLETDTDNLHYISSGCDNKNPIALLMGNRFSRFVDETERVYSIVIFDSPAIEDYFDAAIIASNVDSTILVVKKAKTSLKSLEDVKDKLEKIGAHIAGVVINSGGKSKKNLNLRDYEKGFVSGNMVSDEGKCGR
- a CDS encoding right-handed parallel beta-helix repeat-containing protein, with protein sequence MKKNNKSFIFVGISMIILFVMVGAAFANPGQWLDTDDSADTSISQSDNTIANEDKPASEKINDAEEETEKQEEEKEAEKKVEASDKKDAEKSVASTESSASKSTSTSSTSTSTANTSTASKSSSTSTQSTATKTETAAPKTESTTSSVEATRGDTSVKLVAGAYFVATSGNDSNPGTQQQPFRTIQKAANTVKAGDTVYIRGGTYNEKVDMQTSGTSGNYITFRNYPGEKPVVDGKGIDWGYNWNSLVNINSKSYIRLEGLRVINSRWAGIGSTRVESNSNYIQVINCSTSNTRASGIAFYTATNITVDGNSVEKACTASGSQEAISFSNVNGFVIRNNRVFNITNSVQGAGGEGIDAKEGSSNGKIYNNTVHDIAKIGIYIDSYSKTSSNIEVYGNNIYNCGQGITVASEKGGTLRNVNIYNNTIRNCRVGYTVAGWDYNYRSPMDNIKFYNNTISGGNIRLNNPDAKRIFITGNRLTGGTIVMDGGIESETTIEGNTIN
- a CDS encoding right-handed parallel beta-helix repeat-containing protein — its product is MKRIKMLAAMVLLVIPVLFLGCNLDVEEEQNVYYVSTQGNDESPGTFDEPWRTIQKASENMVAGDTVYLREGVYNEAVTVSTSGEVDNYITISNYQDETVVVDGEGIDWGYNWSSLFDINTQSYLRIEGIRVINSRWAGFGSTTDDKGSSYVEILNCSTYNTQASGIIFMNAENIIIEGNSIERASINTSGSQEGISLDNVDYFEIKNNKVFNFTNDVPGRGGEAIDAKNGSSYGKIYGNEVYNIPKIGIYIDSYEGEQKDIEVYDNIIYSCGQGITLANEKGGYLRDVVVRNNDISYCSWGLAIGGWNDGYSHEMENISFVDNKLTGISRSGIYLNNPDAINVVIKGNQIQGTSSYVPIRLNGGNLSETVIDGNYFDRISGDHPVGTNYNMLE
- a CDS encoding LCP family protein, translated to MKKRKLLIIIVIVLIFALGASIKYIYDSTDYQNVLVPETGDENTAQAPNDKPDDEKAENEKAPKQEQSLEDEGSYIDDLNTSSNTITLMMLGIDESEDRNIGIYRSDVIVIARMDLDNNWIKVLSIPRDTYAYLPIRDRMDKLGHAYAFGSLNGYGPQASAEALENFLEDIKIDYYFAIKMDPVPGIVDDIGGVKVDVDVNMRDARRGIEINKGEQVLNGDEAMLYIQWRKTPRGDIDRILRVQNFTSSMYKQLRQNNQMIEAARIILNYRSGIETNLSSRHMIALATYFNQLPEGAVTYYTVSGRSQMINGTSYWIANENDDEIDEFLDQKKGAGS
- a CDS encoding biotin transporter BioY translates to METNRLNARTMIYCAIFSALIIVGALTRVPVPMIPFTLQFMFTNLAGMMLGPIYGALSVTIYVILGLIGLPVFANGGGIGYIFQPTFGYLLAFILAAYVAGKMTRKEENRNLLGYIKASITGLLIVYVLGFVYYYLLASFVLGLNVNPSVLFLHAFLLPLPGDILSCFLGSVLALRVPMVRRSLDTV